Proteins found in one Halococcus hamelinensis 100A6 genomic segment:
- a CDS encoding DUF5812 family protein, translating into MEKQSTFLVTHADAASAVLKDADDGQVHTLDGNPGLDANDALDATVANDELGVTWELVDIEERRPLTTGESEEPPTSQERELATEGDEGDVTTRERAGIGEIHVLTLPPERVADAVTDVLDDEATLVRAARLGVNRVEVRSDAEAGVVSVRYLP; encoded by the coding sequence ATGGAAAAGCAGAGCACGTTCCTCGTGACCCACGCCGACGCGGCGTCGGCGGTGTTGAAGGACGCCGACGACGGCCAGGTCCACACGCTCGACGGGAACCCCGGCCTCGACGCGAACGACGCCCTCGACGCCACGGTCGCGAACGACGAACTCGGCGTCACGTGGGAGCTCGTGGATATCGAGGAGCGACGACCGCTGACGACCGGCGAGAGCGAGGAGCCGCCGACGAGCCAGGAACGCGAACTCGCAACCGAGGGGGACGAGGGCGACGTGACGACCCGCGAACGCGCCGGTATCGGCGAGATCCACGTGCTCACGCTTCCCCCGGAACGGGTCGCGGACGCGGTGACCGACGTGCTCGACGACGAGGCGACGCTGGTCCGGGCGGCCCGACTCGGTGTGAACCGCGTGGAGGTGCGCAGCGACGCCGAGGCGGGCGTGGTTTCGGTTCGATATCTGCCCTGA